The DNA window TGGCCAAAAACGGCTTGTCGCGCCGGTCCTTGCTATCGAGAATCCTCAGCGGGTTTTTCTCAAGCCTCTCCTGCGAATCTTCGCTCAACTGGTCTTTGACCGCCATGAAATATTCGATCAACGCAGCGCGCCACGCCTCGCGGCTGGTGCCATCGCCGAGCGTATTGAGGTGCAGCGTTACGCCTTCAATACCCAGCTCCTTCAACATCTGGTCGGCCATTGCGAGCAGTTCGACATCGGCTTGCGGTTCACCTGCTCCGATAATTTCGGCATCAATCTGATGGAACTGGCGGTAGCGGCCCTTCTGCGGTCGCTCGTAACGGAACAAAGGACCGTGCGTTGCCAATTTGAGCGGCGCATGTTGCTGCCAGCCATTGGTGATGTAGGCACGCGCAATTCCGGCGGTAAATTCTGGCCGCAGCGTCAGCGATTCCCCGCCGCGATCATCGAAGCTGTACATTTCCTTCGACACAACATCGGTGGTTTCGCCCAGCGAACGCGCGAAAACTTCGGTCTTTTCGAAAACCGGCATTTCTGCCCGCCGAAAACGGTAAAGCTTGCGCACGCGTTCGAAGGTTTCGACCACGAACGCAAATGCCTCTGCATCGGGTCCGAAAATATCCTGTGTGCCGCGTATCGCATGTGGTGTCTTGCTGCTCATAATCGCCGCTTAGGCGAGTGCGACCACACTCGCAATAATCACCCCGCAATATCTGCGCCTTGCCGCATTGCAGCATTTTCGTTCTTGGCGATGCTGTCAGTGACCGCTAAGGGCGCGCCTATGGATATCAGCAAAATCAGCATTGGCGACAATCCGCCAGAGAGCCTTAACGTCATCATCGAAGTACCCACTGGCGGCGAACCGGTGAAGTATGAATTCGACAAAGCATCGGGCGCATTGTTCGTGGACCGCATCCTACACACGCCAATGCGGTATCCCGCCAATTACGGCTTCATTCCGCACACTTTGTCGCCAGATGGCGATCCGCTGGACGCTCTGGTAATTGCGCGCACCCCCTTCATCGCAGGCTGTGTCGTCCGCGCACGCCCGATTGGCGTGCTCAATTTGGAAGACGAGCACGGCGGCGATGAGAAGCTGATCTGCGTGCCAGTCGACACAACGTTCCCCTATTATTCTGACGTCGGCGAAACCAAGGATTTGCCGTCAATCATCTTTCAACAGATCGAACATTTCTTCACCCATTACAAAGACCTCGAAGCTGAAAAATGGGTGCGTATCGGCAATTGGGGCGATGCGGAGGAAGCGCGTCAGATTGTTATCGAGGCGATAGAGCGAGCAAAAGCGTAACGCCTATTCAATTGGACGCTCTGAATCGAGCAGATCATCGTCGCCCAAATCTGCTGCTCGTTCAGCTCTTACCATTTCCGAAATCTCGGTGACGGGCGAAACATCCTCATCCGGCAAAGGCGGTCGCACGGGTTTGTCCGGCCTTTCTACCTTTGGTTTCTCGCCAGTGGTCATAGTCGCTGCCCCTTCAAAATTGAGCGGAGCCGCCGAGTCGAACCGCAAGCGGTAAATCGGTTCCGGCAGGGCAAACCCATTGTTTTCAAGTGCGTCTTTAACCGCATGGATCGCCCTGCTTCGCGCTTTGTAGATATCCGCCTGCTGTTGATCGATCCAGCCCAGGTAGCGGATGACAATGTTGGAATCGCCCACCTGTTCAATCCTTGCGCTTGGCTCGGGATTGTCGAGCACAAATGGCAGCTCCTTGAGGACACTGACCCCGAGACAACGCGCAGCGGTTGGATCATCTTCCGCATCCACGCCCAATTCAAAGTCGAATCGGCGCTGCGGGTTGCGGGTGAAATTGGTGATGACCGCTTTGAAAACAGTCGAATTTGGCACGCGCAGATGGTTACCGTCCATCGTCATCATCACCGTTGCACGGCTAGTCAGGCGGATAATCCGCCCCTCAAGATCATCGATCAGGACATGATCATTGGCCTGAAACGGTTGGCGGAGGCTAAGCATCAGCGACGCGACGTAATTCTCAATTGTTTCGCGCATCGCAAAGCCAAGCGCGATACCAATTACACCGGCTCCGCCAAGCACCGCGCCCAGCAAAGCGCCTGCGCCGATCATATCGAGAGCAATCACCGCCCCGCCAATAACAAACACAAACCGGATCGCGCTGGCGATGAGTTCTGCCAAGAAAACGTTGGGTGAAATTCGGCGCCAGAACCCGCGAAGACCCGCAATCGCGTAGCCAAGCAGGCTGATAAGCAGTGCCACGAGAAAAGCCGCGCCAAGCAAGGGCAGGAACTTCACAAAATCGGTAAACCGCTCCGACAGGCTGCCCAACGCGCCCAAATTTTCGCCAATTGATACATCGCGCTCAATTTTGTTTTGCACAGTCACCACGCCATCAATCTGATCAGCGAGCCCTTCGGCTTCATCGATATCGGCTTGCGATGCGAGCGCACCATTTAATGTGACAACGCCCTGCTCAACTTCAACTGTGACGGCGGAGAGATGATCCAGAACCCCATAAATTCCGCGAAGCCGCTTTGCGATGCGCTCGTCTTCGCCGGGGACGATCTCCGGCTCGATCAGTTGCGCGGGAGCGGGTTCCCCGGCTTCAGTCTCCGGAGCCGCGGGGAGTATCGCGTAGGCTGGCCCGGTTAACATCAAAAGGCACATTGCCACCGCTTGCCATATCTTGCGCATTGTCATTCTCCTGCAACAGTCATCCCGTCGATCCGCAAGGTCGGCGCGTTGATTGCACGGTACATTTCCAAATCGCTTGCAGGGATTAAAGCGGCGAACATATCCAATAGGTTCCCCGCAATCGTAAAATCGGCAACCGGCCCTACCAATTCACCGCTGCGAATCCGGAAACCGGACGCTGCCCGGCTGTAGTCGCCAGTCAGGCCGTTCACACCCTGCCCGACCAATTCAGTCACGAGCACACCATCGCTGATTTCGGCAATCATTTCCTCGCGGCTGATCTCACCCGCTTCCATATGGACATTGCTGGCCGAGATTCCCGGTGCACCGCCGCCGCTACGAGCAGCGTGGCCGGTTAGCGGCAAATCAAGCTGGCGCGCAGCGGCGCTGTTGAGAAGCCAGCCCGTGCATTTACCAGCCTCGACCAAGGCTCGCGCTGCTGTGGGCAAGCCCTCGCCATCAAACGGGCGCGAGCGGGGGCCGCGTAGGCGGTGGGGGTCATCCAGGATGCGGATGCTCGCTGGAAATAATGTGTCGTCGATTCGGTCCAGCAGGAAAGTTGATCGCCGCGCCGCCGACATTCCGCTCATCGCCGCGATCAAATGGCCGATCAAAGTTCCGCTAACCCGCGGATCGAACAGAACTGGCATAGCGCCGCTCGGCAATTTACCGGGATTCATGCGTGCAATCGTACGCTCCGCAGCGGTCAGGCCAATGGATGCGGGGGACGGCAAATCCTCCAGATAATGCGCGGCGCGATACTCATAATCGCGCTGCATTGCGTCACCTTCGCCTGCGATCAGGCTGGCGCTGAGTGCATGCGAGGTCGATTCGAAGCCGCCAGAAAAACCGTGGCTGGTCACCAGCGCCACGACCGAGCGGCTAAAACCTGCATTCGCTCCGCCGCTATTGGTCACGCCCTCCACCGCACGCGCGGCATCTTCCATTTCCAAAGCCCGGTCTCGCAATGAAGCCGGAGTTGGCTCAGCTGGATCGCTCAAGTCGTAATCGGCGTGACCAGTCCGTGCCAACAAATCTGAAGGGGCAAGGCCCGCGAAAGGATCTTCAGGCGCGAGCCTTGCCATCGCGACCACGCGCTCGGTCAATTCGGCGAAGGCCTCATCGGAGAAATCGCTGGTGCTGATAGTTGCCGAACGCTGGCCTAAGAACACGCGAAGACCTATTTCCTCACCTTCTGACCGCTCAACATCTTCCAACGCGCCCAACCGGACAGAGACGCTTTCGGACGCGCTGGCCGAAGTAACCGCGTCCGCAGAATCGGCGCCCTTCTTCACGGCGAGGCCAATTAACTCCGCGCAACGTTCTTGCGCTTGTTCCGGTGTAATCATGTTAGTGTGCTGGTCCGTTTCATGTCAGCGGACCTAGTGATCTAATGCATCGCAGGCAATGTAGCATACAGCCTGCGAAAGCCGTCAGCCAATCAAAGCAATCGCCTTAAACAACCCGGTCAGCGCAAATGGGAGACCGATGGCCAACAACCACAACAGCGCAAGATCTCGCCGGAAAGCTGGTGCCAGCGATGGGTCGGACGCCTGTGCATCGCTTAGATTGCGCCAGCGACGCTCGAAGGAGCGGCAAGCCGGGATGATGCCGACCACAAGAACCACAAGCGCAAAGAGGGCCAGCGATTTGAAACCGGTTTCTTTCATCGCACCGACAGTCGCAAAGATATGCAGCGCAGTATAAATAATCAGCGCATAGGCGACATGATCGCTCATGCTCTTACGCCAATCGCGCCCGCGCAATTTTGCGACCGGTGCAGTATCTTCCAAAATCTTGTTCATGCGTCCTCTCCCCAGAGTGGCATTTTCCCTCAATTCGATTCGAAGTGTCACAGATTTCCGCACAAAGTTCAAGCGCAGTAACCAAACCGAAACCGGCGATGTGTTCTATCAGCAAATATGCTGGTCATGCAGGAATCCTGCCAATTTAGGGCAAACGGGGCTTTTCAAGGCGTCCTGCAATGCTACATGGTGGAGTTATGAGCGAGATCATACACGCCGAACCCACCGCGTCCGTGGATGCCAACGCCCCCATGCCACAAGGCGGACTGGAAGTTATTTCCATCGCCAAAAGCTATGACAAGCGAGCGGTCCTGACCGACATTTCCCTGACTGTGGGTAAGGGAGAGGTGCTTGGACTGCTTGGCCCCAATGGCGCGGGCAAGACCACCTGCTTTTATTCAATCATGGGCCTGGTTCGCCCTGATTCCGGGCGTATCTTGATGGATGGCGATGATGTCACCAAACTGCCGATGTATCGCCGCGCGATCCTTGGGCTCGGTTATCTACCTCAGGAAACCAGCATTTTTCGCGGAATGACTGTGGAGCAAAATATCAATTGCGTGCTCGAAATGGTCGAGCCTGACAAGGAAACCCGCGCGGCTGAACTGGAACGGCTGCTAGACGAATTCGGCTTGGTGAAATTACGCGCTTCGGCAGCAATGGCGCTATCGGGTGGTGAACGACGGCGCTGCGAGATTGCCCGCGCATTGGCAGCCAAACCCTCCATCATGCTGCTCGATGAACCGTTTGCCGGAATTGACCCGCTGTCGATCAGCGACATTCGCGATCTGGTCAAAGATTTGAAGACCCGCGGCATCGGCGTGCTCATAACTGACCATAATGTTCGTGAGACACTCGAAATCGTTGACCGCGCCTGCATCATTTATGGCGGACAAGTGCTGTTTGCCGGCACGCCTCAAGATCTGGTCGCGGATGAGAATGTGAAGCGCCTGTATCTGGGCGAAGGCTTCACTTTGTGATGAGAATTCTGGCGGGACATTGATTTATGGCCTTGGGGCCGCGCCTAGACCTCCGCCAATCGCAATCGCTGGTTATGACTCCCCAGCTGCAGCAAGCTATCAAGCTGCTGGCGCTGTCAAATCTCGAAATCGAAACCTTCATCGGAGATGCGCTGGAGGCTAACCCGCTGCTCGAAGCTGGCGAGATCCAAAGTCAGGACGCGCCCGATAATGCTGGCGATGCAATTTCAGAACCCTCTGCTGATGGCCCAGCCGGAGATGACACCGCACTAGATATCGACAGCAGCGCCATCGATGTGGACCGTGACACCGGCGACGGGCAAACTGGCGATGGCGAATGGGGGGCAGCTGGCTCTGCAAGCGGTTCCATATCCGATGACATGCCTGGGATTGAGGAGCGCAGCACTGCTACTATATCGCTAGCTGACCATCTTGAAGAACAAATCGGCGGAGCCACCAGCAATCCTCGCGAAGAATTTGCCGCGCGTTACCTGATCGGCCTGCTCGATGAAGCAGGCTATCTCGGCACCGATTTGCGCAGCGCAGCGCTCGATCTCGATATGAACCCAAGCGAGGTAGAAAGCGCGCTGAAAGCCGTCCAGTCGCTCGATCCCACCGGTGTCGGAGCAAGGACACTGAGCGAATGTCTCGCTTTGCAAGCACGCGAAGCCGACCGTTATGACCCCTGCATGGCGCGTTTGATCGACAATCTTGATCTGGTCGCGAAAGGCGAATTCGCCCGACTGAAGCGCATGTGCGATGTCGATGACGAGGATTTTGCCGATATGCTGAACGAGCTGCGCAGCTATGACCCCAAACCGGGGCTAGCCTATGGCGGCGATCCCGAAAGCGCGGTTCTACCCGACATTCTCATATCACCCGGCAAGGCTGAAGGCTGGGATATTAGGCTAAACGAAGCGACATTGCCGCGGCTTGTGGTCAATCGCGGTTATTTTGTCGAATTGCGCGAAGGTTGCACCGACAAGGAATCGCGCGGCTGGCTGAATGAAAAACTGGCCGATGCAAACTGGTTGATAAAGGCGCTTGATCAGCGTCAGAAAACCATTCTCAAGACCGCTGCGGAAATCGTAAAGAAGCAGGAAGGTTTTTTCAAACATGGGGTGTCAGAATTGCGTCCTTTGACTTTGCGTGAGGTCGCCGAAGAGATCGATATGCATGAAAGCACCGTCAGCCGGGTGACCAGCAACAAGTATCTGCACTGCGATCGGGGCACATTCGAGCTCAAATATTTCTTCATGAGCGGGGTTGGCGCAGATGCAGACGGCGAAGGCGGCGCGTCTTCGGAAAGCGTCAAGGCGCGAATAAAGTCACTATGCGATGCGGAAGACCCGAAAAAAATCCTCTCCGATGATAAATTGGTCGAGTTACTCAAGGCAGAAGGCTTCGACATTGCGCGCCGCACCGTGGCCAAATATCGCGAAGCAGTTGGCATCGGCAGCAGCGTTCAGCGGAGGCGAACCAAAAAGCTCAACAGTTTTTGAACGTAATCTTTTGTGTGGGGACCCTTAGACGCCGAGCGCCTGCATCCGCAGGCTTGGCGCCGCACTACCGGGCGACGCGCGGTCAGCGCGGTAGGCTATCGAAGCGCAAGCGACCAATGATGTCTGAGGCTAAACAAGCAAAATACCCGTGACTCAAAAGCCACGCGACTCGTGGAGTCAGGCGGGTTTACGACTTATTAACCTTTTTTGTTCAGAAGTTTTGTGGTTAATCCAATGCAACACTGATTATCGAAGTGTTACTAAACGAATTCGGGGCAAAGGGGAATTCCCATGCGGGTACTGTTGATTGAAGACGAGCCGACAACGGCAAAAGCTATCGAGCTCATGCTTACAACAGAAGGGTTCAATGTCTACTCGACCGATTTGGGCGAGGAAGGTTTGGATCTGGGTAAACTGTATGATTACGACATCATCCTGCTGGATCTTAATTTACCGGACATGCACGGATATGATGTGTTGAAGAAATTGCGCGTTGCCAAGGTGCAGACGCCGGTTCTGATCCTTTCGGGTATCGCAGAAATGGACAGCAAAATCCGCAGCTTCGGCTTCGGTGCTGATGATTATGTGACCAAGCCGTTCCACCGCGAAGAACTGGTTGCACGCATTCATGCGGTTGTCCGCCGCTCGAAAGGCCACAGCCAATCGGTCATCCGCACCGGCAAGCTGGCCGTGAACCTTGATGCCAAAACTGTAGAAGTTGACGGCGCCCGTGTTCACCTGACCGGCAAAGAATATGCGATGCTCGAGCTTCTTTCGCTTCGCAAGGCCACGACGCTCACTAAGGAAATGTTCCTCAACCACCTTTATGGTGGAATGGACGAGCCTGAACTCAAGATCATTGACGTCTTCATTTGCAAGCTGCGCAAAAAACTCAGCCATGCATGTGACGGCGAGAATTATATCGAAACTGTGTGGGGCCGTGGTTACGTCCTGCGCGATCCGGAAAGTGCAGCCGCAGCTGCGTAATTTCCGAACAAAATTATAGTCTCCTAATTGCAGCGAGGGCGCCCGGGATGGAAACATGCCGGGCGTTTTCGTTTGAGTTAACCCGATGCCAACGCTCCTACCCTAAGCGGATTACATGAGTTCGAGCAGCCTCTCTCCTCAGCGTTCCCACACACGCATCCATGCGATTGACGCCATTCGCGGGTTTTGCCTGCTCAACATTTTCGTGAACCACATAACAGTCGGTTTTCTGAACGGCCTTTCACCATCAAGGATCATGTTTTCCGACAGCGCAGAAGCATTTGTATTCCTCGCCGGAATATCATGCTTTCTGGCCTATGGGGCCTATGGCGGCAAAAATTTCACTGCCATCAATCGCCAGCGAATATGGCACCGCGCCATTACGCTGCTCTGGGTCAATTCGCTGATTGCTTTGATATCGGTCGCGATTCTGCTGATCGCAGCGAGAATTGCCACACCAGCCGAACCTTCGCTGTTTCCTACAGAATTGATTAAAGAACACGGCATCGTCCCTTACCTCTGGCATGTACTGACAATGCAGGAGACCGCCGGATACTCGGTTGTGTTGCGGCTCTATGTCGCGCTGATGCTGGCCGCGCCGCTGTATATCTGGCTGGCTGGTAAACGGTTCTGGTACCCGCTTATTCCGGCAGGACTGTTGTGGCTTGGTGCCGGGCATTTTGGCCTTGCCGAAAGCAACAGTTTAAGCGGCGTCCCGCTCGCTCTTACCTTGCTGCCGTGGAACATGGTGTTTGCATCGGGTATCGCGCTGGGAGCGGCTATCGCTCAAGGCAAAGCATTGCCACAAAGCAGGCCCCTGACATTTGCTGCAGCTGCTCTGGTGCTTGCAGGGCCGGTATGCTTCACTGTTCTCACGCGTCTTTCGCCAGATATTCTGGCCTGGGTCGATACGCGCAATGATTATTTCTGGACAGGGGCAAGCAAGTCTCTGCAATCGCCGCTTCGTGTCGCCTATATGCTCGCGCTTGCCTATCTGGTTATCGCCCTGAGAAAAGCGCCGGTCATCAGGTTAGTCTACGGCGTTTCGCCCGGAAATGTTTTGACGATATTGGGCCGTCGCTCGCTCGAAGTCTTCTCGGTTGGCGCGGTTCTCGCGCTCGTTGCCGACCAAGTGCTGTGGGCGCTGTTCACCCATGATGTTGTTACCTCAGGATCATTAGGCGCGATCGCGATAGAGGGCGCGATGTGCGGCTTGGCGGTATTCGCCATGCTGCGCGCGGCACAAAGCAAACGGTTTACCGCTGACGCAATCGGCTCAACCATTGCAAGATTCATGACCAATCAGGCCGCTCCAACGCAAACTGCTGCCAAAATCTGAAAGCGTGTACAAAGTGTCCGCGCTTGAGAGTAAGGACAAGACCCACTACACGCACGCCCCATGACTGCGCATAAACCCGGTGACCCGACCACCCTGAACCGCCTCTATGGCCGATCCATCGGCAAGCCTTTGCGCGCCTTCCAGCAAAGTCTGGTCGATGATTTCTTGCCACAGATTGCGGTGCCGGATGAAGGTCCGGTTACGGCCGAGCGATTGTTCGGAGACGACCGCCCGATGCATTTCGAGATCGGCTTCGGTTCGGGCGAACATATGGCCGACCGCGCCGAAAATTTGCCCGATCACGGATTTATCGGAGCCGAACCGTTCCTCAACGGCGTGGCGGCGGCGCTGGGCCATGTGAAGGAACGCACGCTGCCCAATATCCGCCTGCATCACGGCGACGCGCTGGAGGTGCTCGCGCGTATTCCCGATGGCTCGCTCAGCTTCGCCTATCTTCTCCACCCCGACCCGTGGCCCAAGGCGCGCCATGCAAAGCGCCGGATGATGAATGACGGGCCGGTCGAAATGCTCGCCGCCAAGCTTAAACCGGGCGGCGAATTTCGCTTCGGCACCGACCACGACATCTATCTGCGCCACGCGCTGATGATTATGCGGCGGCACTCGGACACATTCGAATGGC is part of the Pontixanthobacter gangjinensis genome and encodes:
- the lptB gene encoding LPS export ABC transporter ATP-binding protein, translated to MSEIIHAEPTASVDANAPMPQGGLEVISIAKSYDKRAVLTDISLTVGKGEVLGLLGPNGAGKTTCFYSIMGLVRPDSGRILMDGDDVTKLPMYRRAILGLGYLPQETSIFRGMTVEQNINCVLEMVEPDKETRAAELERLLDEFGLVKLRASAAMALSGGERRRCEIARALAAKPSIMLLDEPFAGIDPLSISDIRDLVKDLKTRGIGVLITDHNVRETLEIVDRACIIYGGQVLFAGTPQDLVADENVKRLYLGEGFTL
- the ppa gene encoding inorganic diphosphatase produces the protein MDISKISIGDNPPESLNVIIEVPTGGEPVKYEFDKASGALFVDRILHTPMRYPANYGFIPHTLSPDGDPLDALVIARTPFIAGCVVRARPIGVLNLEDEHGGDEKLICVPVDTTFPYYSDVGETKDLPSIIFQQIEHFFTHYKDLEAEKWVRIGNWGDAEEARQIVIEAIERAKA
- the opgC gene encoding OpgC domain-containing protein, giving the protein MSSSSLSPQRSHTRIHAIDAIRGFCLLNIFVNHITVGFLNGLSPSRIMFSDSAEAFVFLAGISCFLAYGAYGGKNFTAINRQRIWHRAITLLWVNSLIALISVAILLIAARIATPAEPSLFPTELIKEHGIVPYLWHVLTMQETAGYSVVLRLYVALMLAAPLYIWLAGKRFWYPLIPAGLLWLGAGHFGLAESNSLSGVPLALTLLPWNMVFASGIALGAAIAQGKALPQSRPLTFAAAALVLAGPVCFTVLTRLSPDILAWVDTRNDYFWTGASKSLQSPLRVAYMLALAYLVIALRKAPVIRLVYGVSPGNVLTILGRRSLEVFSVGAVLALVADQVLWALFTHDVVTSGSLGAIAIEGAMCGLAVFAMLRAAQSKRFTADAIGSTIARFMTNQAAPTQTAAKI
- a CDS encoding mechanosensitive ion channel family protein gives rise to the protein MRKIWQAVAMCLLMLTGPAYAILPAAPETEAGEPAPAQLIEPEIVPGEDERIAKRLRGIYGVLDHLSAVTVEVEQGVVTLNGALASQADIDEAEGLADQIDGVVTVQNKIERDVSIGENLGALGSLSERFTDFVKFLPLLGAAFLVALLISLLGYAIAGLRGFWRRISPNVFLAELIASAIRFVFVIGGAVIALDMIGAGALLGAVLGGAGVIGIALGFAMRETIENYVASLMLSLRQPFQANDHVLIDDLEGRIIRLTSRATVMMTMDGNHLRVPNSTVFKAVITNFTRNPQRRFDFELGVDAEDDPTAARCLGVSVLKELPFVLDNPEPSARIEQVGDSNIVIRYLGWIDQQQADIYKARSRAIHAVKDALENNGFALPEPIYRLRFDSAAPLNFEGAATMTTGEKPKVERPDKPVRPPLPDEDVSPVTEISEMVRAERAADLGDDDLLDSERPIE
- the rpoN gene encoding RNA polymerase factor sigma-54, translated to MALGPRLDLRQSQSLVMTPQLQQAIKLLALSNLEIETFIGDALEANPLLEAGEIQSQDAPDNAGDAISEPSADGPAGDDTALDIDSSAIDVDRDTGDGQTGDGEWGAAGSASGSISDDMPGIEERSTATISLADHLEEQIGGATSNPREEFAARYLIGLLDEAGYLGTDLRSAALDLDMNPSEVESALKAVQSLDPTGVGARTLSECLALQAREADRYDPCMARLIDNLDLVAKGEFARLKRMCDVDDEDFADMLNELRSYDPKPGLAYGGDPESAVLPDILISPGKAEGWDIRLNEATLPRLVVNRGYFVELREGCTDKESRGWLNEKLADANWLIKALDQRQKTILKTAAEIVKKQEGFFKHGVSELRPLTLREVAEEIDMHESTVSRVTSNKYLHCDRGTFELKYFFMSGVGADADGEGGASSESVKARIKSLCDAEDPKKILSDDKLVELLKAEGFDIARRTVAKYREAVGIGSSVQRRRTKKLNSF
- the trmB gene encoding tRNA (guanine(46)-N(7))-methyltransferase TrmB, with amino-acid sequence MTAHKPGDPTTLNRLYGRSIGKPLRAFQQSLVDDFLPQIAVPDEGPVTAERLFGDDRPMHFEIGFGSGEHMADRAENLPDHGFIGAEPFLNGVAAALGHVKERTLPNIRLHHGDALEVLARIPDGSLSFAYLLHPDPWPKARHAKRRMMNDGPVEMLAAKLKPGGEFRFGTDHDIYLRHALMIMRRHSDTFEWLAEGPQDWQNRPSGWSETRYERKARDVFGHEVWYFKYRRR
- the ctrA gene encoding response regulator transcription factor CtrA, with the translated sequence MRVLLIEDEPTTAKAIELMLTTEGFNVYSTDLGEEGLDLGKLYDYDIILLDLNLPDMHGYDVLKKLRVAKVQTPVLILSGIAEMDSKIRSFGFGADDYVTKPFHREELVARIHAVVRRSKGHSQSVIRTGKLAVNLDAKTVEVDGARVHLTGKEYAMLELLSLRKATTLTKEMFLNHLYGGMDEPELKIIDVFICKLRKKLSHACDGENYIETVWGRGYVLRDPESAAAAA
- a CDS encoding TldD/PmbA family protein encodes the protein MITPEQAQERCAELIGLAVKKGADSADAVTSASASESVSVRLGALEDVERSEGEEIGLRVFLGQRSATISTSDFSDEAFAELTERVVAMARLAPEDPFAGLAPSDLLARTGHADYDLSDPAEPTPASLRDRALEMEDAARAVEGVTNSGGANAGFSRSVVALVTSHGFSGGFESTSHALSASLIAGEGDAMQRDYEYRAAHYLEDLPSPASIGLTAAERTIARMNPGKLPSGAMPVLFDPRVSGTLIGHLIAAMSGMSAARRSTFLLDRIDDTLFPASIRILDDPHRLRGPRSRPFDGEGLPTAARALVEAGKCTGWLLNSAAARQLDLPLTGHAARSGGGAPGISASNVHMEAGEISREEMIAEISDGVLVTELVGQGVNGLTGDYSRAASGFRIRSGELVGPVADFTIAGNLLDMFAALIPASDLEMYRAINAPTLRIDGMTVAGE
- the hisS gene encoding histidine--tRNA ligase: MSSKTPHAIRGTQDIFGPDAEAFAFVVETFERVRKLYRFRRAEMPVFEKTEVFARSLGETTDVVSKEMYSFDDRGGESLTLRPEFTAGIARAYITNGWQQHAPLKLATHGPLFRYERPQKGRYRQFHQIDAEIIGAGEPQADVELLAMADQMLKELGIEGVTLHLNTLGDGTSREAWRAALIEYFMAVKDQLSEDSQERLEKNPLRILDSKDRRDKPFLANAPKIDDFLSDEARAFFGAVTSGLDAAGVKWVRAESLVRGLDYYRHTAFEFIPDVGSAAASALGAQSTVLGGGRYDGLMEGLGGPATPAVGWAAGIERLAMLVGEKNELVADVIVVVENDEMLCKGIAAVSELRKHGLVSELFASGSPRKRFTKASNASPRAILSLGGEGMSDAPARGEEGIVYKVTEILLAAEILSK